A single region of the Streptomyces virginiae genome encodes:
- a CDS encoding helix-turn-helix domain-containing protein produces the protein MEDDGAPTFAQLLDHLFREVHPPSRGPYTYAEVAEGIRENATGEGRGVTASAIQQLRTGAKRNPTRHTIKALADFFGVPAGYFVDSAAAERTKAEIGLLAAMRDRDVRKVALRANGLSVDSLKMLSTVIEQARKLEGLTTDEPAQDLDLDD, from the coding sequence GTGGAGGATGACGGGGCGCCCACCTTCGCCCAACTCCTGGACCACCTCTTCCGCGAGGTGCACCCCCCTTCCCGGGGGCCCTACACCTACGCGGAGGTCGCCGAGGGAATCCGCGAGAACGCGACGGGCGAGGGACGCGGGGTGACGGCGAGCGCCATCCAGCAGCTGCGCACCGGCGCCAAGCGGAACCCGACGCGGCACACCATCAAGGCCCTGGCCGACTTCTTCGGCGTGCCGGCGGGCTACTTCGTCGACAGCGCGGCGGCCGAACGCACCAAGGCGGAGATCGGTCTCCTCGCCGCCATGCGCGACCGGGACGTCCGCAAGGTGGCCCTGCGCGCCAACGGCCTGAGCGTCGACAGCCTGAAGATGCTGTCCACCGTGATCGAACAGGCCCGGAAACTCGAAGGGCTCACCACCGACGAACCCGCGCAGGACCTGGATCTGGACGACTGA
- a CDS encoding cytochrome P450 family protein, translating into MTAPRQDPLRDPRFFTDPYPTYDRLREGCPVRRVPTGSGGHQAYLITGHAEAREAFTDPRLSKDTARFFADRPSDRDLHPAISRNMLASDPPAHTRHRRVATPLFTTGRVRELRPYITRVVDDLVAAWRPGTEIDLVADLAVPLPVTVVCELLGVPESDRATLAGWSHDLFDATDTDRVDAASHRIGDHLTQLVDAARATPGDGPLPSLLRDCDAGGLDRDEIVSLAALILVAGHETTTHFIGNAVLALLRHPEAFDRLRRDPDLIPGALDELLRFDSPVSVATFRHSTQDLRVGGVDIPAGFPVLIAPGAANRDPSVFPDPHRLDLDRDAGGHLSFGHGIHRCPGAPLARAEAEIALRALVTRFPNLRLAVPAESLAWRRTRLTRGLTALPLAL; encoded by the coding sequence GTGACCGCCCCCCGGCAGGACCCCCTGCGCGATCCGCGGTTCTTCACCGACCCCTATCCCACGTACGACCGGCTGCGCGAGGGCTGCCCGGTGCGACGCGTCCCCACCGGCTCCGGCGGGCACCAGGCGTATCTGATCACCGGTCACGCCGAGGCCCGCGAGGCGTTCACCGACCCCCGACTGTCCAAGGACACGGCCCGCTTCTTCGCCGACCGGCCCTCGGACCGCGACCTGCACCCGGCGATCTCCCGCAACATGCTGGCGAGCGACCCACCCGCGCACACCCGCCACCGGCGGGTGGCGACGCCCCTGTTCACCACCGGACGCGTCCGGGAGCTGCGCCCGTACATCACCCGGGTCGTCGACGACCTCGTGGCCGCGTGGCGACCGGGCACGGAGATCGACCTGGTGGCGGACCTGGCGGTACCCCTGCCGGTCACCGTGGTCTGCGAGCTGCTGGGGGTGCCGGAGTCCGACCGTGCCACGCTCGCCGGCTGGTCCCACGACCTCTTCGACGCGACCGACACCGACCGCGTCGACGCCGCGTCGCACCGGATCGGCGACCACCTCACCCAGCTCGTCGACGCGGCCCGCGCCACCCCCGGCGACGGCCCGCTGCCTTCCCTCCTGCGCGACTGCGACGCGGGCGGCCTCGACCGGGACGAGATCGTCTCCCTGGCCGCCCTCATCCTGGTCGCCGGGCACGAGACCACCACGCACTTCATCGGCAACGCCGTCCTGGCCCTGCTCCGCCACCCGGAGGCCTTCGACCGCCTGCGCCGGGACCCGGACCTGATCCCCGGCGCCCTGGACGAGCTGCTCCGCTTCGACTCCCCGGTGAGCGTGGCCACCTTCCGCCACAGCACGCAGGACCTGCGCGTCGGTGGGGTCGACATCCCGGCGGGCTTCCCGGTGCTCATCGCCCCCGGAGCCGCGAACCGCGACCCCTCGGTGTTCCCCGACCCGCACCGCCTCGACCTCGACCGCGACGCCGGCGGCCACCTCTCCTTCGGTCACGGCATCCACCGCTGCCCGGGCGCCCCCCTGGCCCGCGCCGAGGCGGAGATCGCCCTGCGCGCCCTGGTGACCCGCTTCCCGAACCTCCGCCTGGCCGTCCCCGCCGAATCCCTGGCCTGGCGCCGAACCCGCCTCACCCGCGGCCTGACGGCCCTCCCCCTGGCCCTCTGA
- a CDS encoding MAB_1171c family putative transporter: MINILFTGTAAVLLCFAAYWVRGRGGHRPTGTWAMATLLTSFALAFASYAPAVERAVESVVPHVARLLSNTFTLTAATSVLAFLFQLNLERERAHRQIRLRVIALGISVAGMTAFFLAEQLTGRSPVLYACYVLVHISFLGYTAKDFLLQTWAQSRRSTRRSQRWGLRTTSVGCGFALVYAAYKLFALVSIGLGLGLVPDHARCSTPLTPVRCTFSVTAPAVAVLLITVGLTLPALLWPLSRLRRRRWERTSFRALEPLWREVTAAVPEVVLDPGHAETGADTHDLDFHLHRRVIEINDGVLALRPYRRAAVRDAAAAEVARRGAADTAEGDAEVEAAVIAAAVAAKRAGLPLDGEEAPPAAGTRSRKGDLPAETAWLLLVADAYPRRPAREHAAATAGAAS, encoded by the coding sequence ATGATCAACATTCTCTTCACCGGTACGGCCGCCGTGCTGCTGTGCTTCGCCGCCTACTGGGTGCGCGGGCGCGGCGGACACCGCCCCACGGGCACCTGGGCGATGGCGACGCTGCTGACCTCCTTCGCCCTCGCCTTCGCCTCCTACGCCCCCGCCGTGGAGCGCGCGGTCGAATCGGTGGTCCCCCACGTCGCCCGACTCCTCAGCAACACCTTCACCCTGACGGCGGCCACCTCGGTCCTCGCCTTCCTCTTCCAGCTCAACCTGGAGCGCGAGCGGGCCCATCGGCAGATCCGACTGCGCGTCATCGCCCTCGGGATCTCCGTCGCCGGCATGACGGCCTTCTTCCTCGCCGAACAACTCACGGGCCGTAGCCCGGTGTTGTACGCGTGCTACGTGCTCGTCCACATCTCCTTCCTGGGGTACACGGCCAAGGACTTCCTGCTGCAGACCTGGGCCCAGTCGCGGCGCTCGACCCGCCGCAGTCAGCGCTGGGGCCTGCGCACGACCTCGGTCGGCTGTGGTTTCGCGCTCGTCTACGCCGCGTACAAGCTTTTCGCCCTGGTCTCCATCGGCCTCGGCCTGGGGCTCGTGCCCGACCACGCCCGGTGCTCGACGCCGCTGACCCCCGTGCGCTGCACGTTCAGCGTGACCGCGCCCGCCGTCGCCGTCCTCCTCATCACCGTGGGACTGACCCTCCCCGCCCTGCTGTGGCCGCTGAGCCGACTGCGCCGTCGTCGCTGGGAACGGACCTCGTTCCGCGCGTTGGAACCCCTGTGGCGGGAGGTCACCGCCGCGGTCCCCGAGGTCGTGCTCGACCCGGGTCACGCCGAGACCGGCGCCGACACCCACGACCTCGATTTCCACCTGCACCGTCGGGTCATCGAGATCAACGACGGCGTGCTGGCCCTGCGCCCGTACCGTCGGGCAGCGGTACGGGACGCCGCCGCGGCGGAGGTCGCCCGTCGGGGCGCCGCCGACACTGCCGAGGGCGACGCCGAGGTGGAGGCGGCGGTCATCGCGGCGGCCGTCGCCGCGAAGCGCGCCGGGCTCCCCCTCGACGGCGAAGAGGCCCCGCCCGCCGCCGGTACCCGCTCCCGCAAGGGCGACCTGCCGGCGGAGACCGCGTGGCTGCTGCTCGTGGCGGACGCGTACCCGCGCCGCCCGGCCCGCGAGCACGCGGCCGCAACCGCGGGCGCGGCCTCGTGA
- a CDS encoding DEAD/DEAH box helicase, whose product MVDDVSRWRELAGGIVERRKPVESAAEDATQRLLGRVASLGARTDIAWRVLQVSPSDTDLLTALARREALPALTAGAQEGIRGLSDEAGRALTGVRALFGARRILSGKSRKEEAQQAAAYLLSLHERFTGVRLVPELEALATWDASTTPPVGPSAVLDERVGFAERLGVRAELLERHELEGARIAITAIDRALQRESEFRAAVSSAGNAVRKVEVRKLVAEMPVERLKDATSGQLRITALIDAGIRNVQQVLDQQARIRTLPGVGETTGNRMIGAAQTIRQTTMDDMPIRIDIRNRNQNTTTLLAKMRAWDAARSIRGATADLAAADSVRPLLKSLDSRTSHVVLIPEARSVAALRSALAAVEARGALLTGGNSTAADDPWEDFLSRPADYYAMLAELGFLADDAEKTQGDLPAEIVEAIRELTLDTTHLKASLRGYQSFAARFAIVQRKVVIGDEMGLGKTVESLAVLTHLRAKGSSHFLVVCPAAVVTNWVREVGAKSTLGAYRLHGPARQDALKSWIRNGGVAVTTYDILGWLEGQIPRRAEPACLVFDEAHYIKNPDAKRTRRSTALIGRSERAILLTGTPLENRIEEFRNLIGYLRPDLPINASEIAPRQFRKQVAPAYLRRNQEDVLTELPERLDIDEWLPMSDADEQHYRAAVLQGNFMAMRQAALRAGSRSEKMQRLIDIVQEAEENERKVLVFSYFRDVLDAVAAHLPGKVFGPLTGAVPAAMRQNMVDEFSRASHGAALVSQIVAGGVGLNIQAASVVVICEPQLKPTTEWQAIGRSHRMGQLESVQVHRLLSEVGVDQRLVEILARKNELFAEFARVSATADSAPEAFDITDAELAREIVAAERERLLSGG is encoded by the coding sequence GTGGTGGACGACGTCAGCAGGTGGCGCGAGCTCGCGGGCGGGATCGTCGAGCGGCGAAAGCCCGTCGAGTCAGCGGCGGAAGACGCCACCCAGCGGTTGCTCGGGCGAGTGGCCTCGCTCGGGGCCAGGACCGACATCGCATGGCGCGTCCTGCAGGTCTCGCCTTCCGATACCGACCTGCTGACCGCCCTGGCCCGCCGCGAGGCCCTTCCCGCGCTCACAGCCGGCGCGCAGGAGGGCATCCGAGGATTGTCCGACGAGGCCGGTCGGGCGTTGACGGGCGTCCGCGCGCTGTTCGGCGCCCGCCGGATCCTCTCGGGCAAGAGCCGCAAGGAAGAAGCACAGCAAGCCGCGGCCTACCTGCTGTCCCTCCACGAGAGGTTCACGGGCGTCCGACTCGTACCCGAGCTGGAGGCCCTGGCGACGTGGGACGCGAGCACGACCCCGCCGGTCGGGCCCTCGGCCGTGCTGGACGAGAGGGTCGGCTTCGCCGAGCGCCTCGGCGTACGAGCCGAGCTCCTCGAGCGGCACGAGCTGGAAGGCGCCAGGATCGCGATCACCGCGATCGATCGAGCCCTGCAGCGCGAGAGCGAGTTCAGAGCGGCGGTCAGCTCCGCCGGCAATGCCGTCCGAAAGGTCGAGGTGCGCAAGCTGGTCGCCGAGATGCCTGTCGAACGGCTCAAGGACGCGACCAGCGGACAGCTGCGCATCACGGCGCTGATCGATGCCGGCATCCGAAACGTGCAGCAGGTCCTCGACCAGCAGGCACGGATCCGGACGCTCCCCGGGGTCGGTGAGACGACGGGCAACCGGATGATCGGTGCCGCGCAGACCATCCGGCAGACCACGATGGACGATATGCCGATCCGTATCGACATCAGGAACCGGAACCAGAACACCACGACCCTCCTCGCGAAGATGCGGGCCTGGGACGCGGCACGCTCGATCCGCGGCGCGACGGCGGACCTTGCGGCCGCCGACTCGGTTCGTCCGCTTCTCAAGAGCCTCGATTCCCGGACCTCCCACGTGGTGCTGATTCCCGAGGCCCGCAGCGTCGCCGCACTGCGGTCCGCGCTGGCGGCCGTCGAAGCGCGCGGTGCGCTGCTCACCGGTGGGAACAGCACGGCAGCTGATGATCCCTGGGAGGACTTCCTCTCCCGGCCGGCCGACTACTACGCGATGCTGGCGGAGCTCGGGTTCCTGGCGGACGACGCGGAGAAGACCCAGGGTGACCTGCCGGCCGAAATCGTCGAGGCGATCAGGGAACTCACCCTCGACACCACCCATCTGAAGGCGTCCCTGCGCGGGTACCAGTCCTTCGCCGCCCGCTTCGCCATCGTGCAGCGGAAGGTCGTCATCGGCGACGAGATGGGCCTCGGGAAGACGGTCGAATCACTCGCCGTGCTCACCCACCTGCGCGCCAAGGGATCCTCCCACTTCCTGGTCGTGTGCCCGGCCGCGGTGGTGACCAACTGGGTGCGCGAAGTCGGGGCCAAGTCCACTCTGGGCGCGTACCGCCTCCACGGACCGGCGCGCCAGGACGCCCTGAAGTCCTGGATCCGCAACGGTGGAGTCGCGGTGACGACCTACGACATCCTCGGGTGGCTGGAAGGCCAGATTCCGCGCCGTGCCGAACCGGCGTGCCTGGTGTTCGACGAAGCGCACTACATCAAGAACCCGGACGCCAAGCGAACCCGACGCTCCACAGCCCTGATCGGACGCTCGGAGCGCGCGATCCTCCTCACCGGCACCCCACTGGAGAACCGGATCGAGGAATTCCGTAATCTCATCGGCTACCTCCGGCCGGACCTCCCGATCAATGCCTCCGAAATAGCTCCTCGCCAGTTCCGCAAGCAGGTGGCACCGGCGTACCTGCGGCGCAATCAGGAGGACGTCCTCACCGAGCTCCCCGAGAGGCTGGACATCGACGAATGGCTGCCGATGTCCGACGCCGACGAGCAGCACTACCGAGCGGCCGTTCTGCAGGGCAACTTCATGGCCATGCGCCAGGCCGCCCTACGCGCCGGCAGCAGGTCCGAGAAGATGCAACGCCTCATCGACATCGTCCAGGAGGCGGAGGAGAACGAGCGCAAGGTGCTGGTCTTCTCGTACTTCCGTGACGTCCTCGACGCGGTGGCGGCGCACCTCCCGGGGAAGGTGTTCGGCCCCCTGACCGGTGCCGTACCCGCCGCGATGCGACAGAACATGGTCGACGAGTTCTCCCGAGCCTCTCATGGGGCCGCCCTCGTCTCGCAGATCGTGGCGGGCGGGGTCGGCCTGAACATCCAGGCGGCATCGGTCGTCGTGATCTGCGAACCTCAGCTCAAGCCGACGACCGAATGGCAAGCCATCGGGCGCTCCCACCGGATGGGGCAGCTGGAGTCGGTGCAGGTGCACCGTCTTCTCTCCGAAGTGGGCGTCGACCAGCGCCTCGTCGAGATCCTCGCTCGCAAGAACGAGCTCTTCGCGGAGTTCGCCCGTGTCTCCGCGACCGCCGACAGTGCCCCGGAAGCGTTCGACATCACGGATGCCGAGCTCGCCCGGGAGATCGTGGCGGCCGAGCGCGAGCGCCTGCTCTCGGGAGGCTGA
- a CDS encoding FKBP-type peptidyl-prolyl cis-trans isomerase, whose translation MSELTKPEVEVPEGDAPQELAVRDIVVGDGAEAKPGRVIRVHYVGVTFESGVEFDASWDRGEPFKFAVGGGRVIKGWDRGIRGMKVGGRREIVIPPRLGYGKQSPSPLIPAGSTLVFVVDLLSVV comes from the coding sequence ATGAGTGAACTGACGAAGCCCGAGGTCGAAGTTCCGGAGGGTGATGCTCCGCAGGAGTTGGCCGTTCGGGACATCGTCGTCGGGGACGGGGCCGAGGCGAAGCCGGGCAGGGTGATCCGGGTTCACTACGTGGGGGTCACCTTCGAGTCCGGAGTGGAGTTCGACGCCTCCTGGGACCGGGGCGAGCCGTTCAAGTTCGCCGTGGGCGGCGGCCGGGTCATCAAGGGCTGGGACCGGGGAATCCGGGGGATGAAGGTCGGCGGTCGGCGCGAGATCGTCATTCCCCCGCGCCTCGGCTACGGCAAGCAGTCCCCCTCGCCGTTGATCCCGGCGGGTTCCACGCTCGTCTTCGTGGTGGACCTGCTCTCCGTGGTCTGA
- a CDS encoding regulator component: MDLEQLRASCEARVEALGLPHRFSTRDLRDAVAERRGRPIVLRPLSTLGAMDAPCGIRLETRDADLLFYEEATSPLHQNHILAHEISHIICDHPGSLELDTDTLHALGFDPTLVQRMSGRTGYAGEDEREAEVMASVIRQLMYRGREIPSSRPASGSESWDALFAEPHRKKKRHPK; encoded by the coding sequence ATGGACCTTGAGCAGCTGCGCGCCTCGTGCGAGGCGCGCGTCGAGGCGCTCGGACTCCCACACCGCTTCAGTACCCGTGACCTCCGCGACGCCGTGGCCGAACGACGCGGACGCCCCATCGTGCTACGCCCCCTGAGCACCTTGGGCGCCATGGACGCTCCGTGCGGCATCCGCCTGGAGACCCGGGACGCCGACCTGTTGTTCTACGAGGAGGCCACCTCCCCCCTCCACCAGAACCACATCCTCGCCCACGAGATCAGCCACATCATCTGCGACCACCCCGGCAGTCTGGAACTGGACACCGACACCCTGCACGCGCTCGGGTTCGACCCCACCCTCGTGCAGCGCATGTCCGGCCGGACCGGCTACGCCGGCGAGGACGAACGCGAGGCCGAGGTGATGGCCAGCGTGATCCGCCAACTCATGTACCGGGGACGCGAGATCCCCTCCAGCCGGCCCGCCAGTGGCTCCGAGAGCTGGGACGCGTTGTTCGCCGAGCCGCACAGGAAGAAGAAGCGTCACCCGAAATGA